The Pseudomonas entomophila genome segment ACACCAGGCCACCGTTCCAGTGGCTGAGCATATTGAACAGCGGGAAGCCCGTGGTCAGGTCCTGGTGGACCATGTCGGTGCACCATACCTGGTGCGGGCAGCCTTCGCGCAGGCTGAGCAGGCCGGTGGTGTGGTCGATCTGGCTGTCGAGCAGGACGATAGCGTTGATGCCGGTGTCACGCAGGGCGCGGGCTGGTTGCATCGGCGCGAATGCCTGCAACTGGGCGCGGATGTCCGGTGAGGCGTTGCACAGGATCCAGTGCTCGCCGTCGTCGGACAGGGCGATGGACGACTGGGTGCGCGCGCTGGCACGCAAGGTGCCGTCGCGATAGCCCTTGCAGTTGACGCAGTTGCAGTTCCACTGGGGGAACCCGCCACCAGCGGCGGAACCGAGAATCTGGATGTACATGGCGACCCTTTTCAAACCGTATCCGAAAAACGACAACGCCCCGGCAGGCCGAGGCGTTTGACCGCGCGACTGCTTAGCGGTTGGCGAAGTACATGGTCACTTCGAAGCCGATACGCAGGTCGGTGTATGCAGGTTTGGTCCACATGGGATGACTCCTTCCGGATGGGTTTGAGTTGAACGATGGCGGCCGGATATCGCCTGCAATTGGCGATT includes the following:
- the pqqA gene encoding pyrroloquinoline quinone precursor peptide PqqA; translation: MWTKPAYTDLRIGFEVTMYFANR